A portion of the Girardinichthys multiradiatus isolate DD_20200921_A chromosome 23, DD_fGirMul_XY1, whole genome shotgun sequence genome contains these proteins:
- the ndufc1 gene encoding NADH dehydrogenase [ubiquinone] 1 subunit C1, mitochondrial, giving the protein MTFSHLLTRAVHINRAGSRSAFTSSKSDTVNPNWLRVGLAFGTSAFLWGLLFKQHSTDVHEYKVRNGLQ; this is encoded by the exons ATGACTTTCAGCCACTTGTTAACCAGAGCTGTTCACATTAACAGGG CTGGATCCAGATCAGCCTTTACGAGCTCCAAATCGGACACAGTCAACCCCAACTGGCTGCGAGTGGGTCTTGCATTTGGAACATCAGCTTTTCTTTGGGGCCTG CTTTTCAAACAGCACAGCACAGATGTACACGAGTACAAAGTGAGAAATGGCCTTCAGTGA